Proteins encoded together in one Bacteroidota bacterium window:
- a CDS encoding T9SS type A sorting domain-containing protein, which produces MNYIQGSFVTFELTLQMNTRYFSVLLHLLLSFTAYAQNGATYISMPSPYNPQVLRNKNCIAVDPGNRVWVGFQNIGVGVWDGSSWTVYDNSSFFLPENNVQSVAFDSTAGVWVGTNSGGVTRFDGVNWLLFDNANSGLPDNHVAGILCTASEVWMATRGGVAVYNGNSWTVMNTANSTLASDTINAITIDRNGVVWAATEGGLCRFSGNWQTQIPGVFQTVTCDSSGTVWASTAAMLWLQNGSSFIPVTQRYTFDYQQFTGTSCLTAGRSGVWFTQPNEVLTHIDSGKVNVYYPGSMFGTVQWLAPSDSGVYFVNAFTTAVTGNSFKLTHFNPQPYLSYGRGFTALNLRKLNVNEVSANILTQGDMHWTLANAGYEVPKGSGKHSIFTSALWIGGLDDQNELHLAAMTYRQSGVDFYPGPIDTVTKSSSLANASAFDRVWMVTAYEISELQWRFANGQLQNGSYVPSPDLREWPARGNGNYAHALAPFADANGDGQYSVYDGDYPLIKGDQYAWWVFNDVMLPHTEGDERALGVEVHAEAWAYNCSQLPDSLRDLNYATFYRFSFINRSDTSYHNTILTYYSDGDVGNWQDDWIGCRPELNYMYIINGDSDDSDPNLEDYGLFPPQNAVVILDGPLAVTGDSLDNNNNGIADEPGEKNRLTGMMVSGTPAPYFYATAGTFYNYMNLMWPDSTPLSTGGNFGYGGTTPTRFLFPDPLYDTTGWNERTAGNAPGDRRAYTHCGPFDLAAGDTAVFEFAIITHFDSVNAWGTQPYHAGLDTTVMRIESWFRQNSSTACVPLFNSVQGPQPQSHMLWLQPNPAADVLYVQHDFGQDAVQVSVLDLSGRTVLQSRQAASTFQLRIAALPPGVYVLRVQGNTAVAARRFVKE; this is translated from the coding sequence ATGAACTACATTCAGGGCAGTTTCGTTACTTTTGAACTGACCCTTCAGATGAATACACGTTACTTTTCTGTACTGCTGCATCTGTTGCTTTCGTTTACAGCCTATGCTCAAAACGGTGCAACTTATATAAGCATGCCTTCACCCTACAATCCGCAGGTGCTTCGTAATAAAAACTGTATTGCGGTAGATCCGGGCAATCGTGTGTGGGTGGGGTTTCAGAATATCGGAGTGGGTGTGTGGGATGGAAGCAGCTGGACAGTGTATGACAATTCCTCGTTTTTTCTGCCCGAAAACAATGTGCAGAGCGTGGCTTTCGACAGCACGGCTGGTGTGTGGGTGGGTACAAACAGCGGCGGAGTAACCCGTTTTGACGGGGTCAACTGGCTCTTGTTTGATAATGCCAACTCGGGTTTGCCCGATAACCATGTGGCCGGAATTTTATGCACGGCATCGGAAGTATGGATGGCTACGCGGGGTGGTGTGGCCGTTTACAACGGTAATTCGTGGACGGTTATGAATACCGCCAATTCGACACTGGCTTCCGATACTATAAACGCGATTACTATTGACCGGAACGGTGTAGTATGGGCTGCAACCGAAGGTGGTCTTTGTCGTTTTTCGGGCAACTGGCAAACACAAATTCCCGGTGTTTTTCAAACTGTAACCTGCGACAGCAGCGGTACAGTGTGGGCTTCTACCGCTGCCATGCTATGGCTGCAAAACGGGAGCTCATTTATCCCAGTTACACAACGCTACACATTCGATTACCAGCAATTCACCGGTACATCGTGCCTTACCGCCGGCCGATCTGGTGTATGGTTTACACAACCCAACGAAGTACTTACGCATATTGACAGCGGTAAGGTGAATGTGTATTATCCCGGTAGTATGTTTGGCACTGTGCAATGGCTTGCCCCGTCTGATTCGGGGGTGTATTTCGTGAATGCATTTACTACTGCCGTTACTGGTAATTCGTTTAAACTCACGCATTTCAATCCGCAGCCTTATCTGAGTTACGGAAGAGGTTTTACCGCACTTAATCTGCGCAAGCTCAATGTGAATGAAGTGAGCGCAAACATACTTACACAGGGCGATATGCACTGGACACTGGCAAATGCCGGCTACGAAGTCCCGAAAGGCAGTGGCAAGCATTCGATATTTACTTCGGCGTTGTGGATTGGCGGCCTCGACGATCAGAATGAGTTGCATCTGGCAGCTATGACTTACCGGCAGTCGGGAGTAGATTTTTACCCCGGGCCGATTGATACCGTTACAAAGAGCAGCAGCCTGGCCAATGCTTCGGCGTTTGACCGTGTGTGGATGGTTACGGCTTATGAAATAAGCGAGCTGCAATGGCGTTTTGCGAACGGACAATTACAGAACGGAAGCTACGTCCCCTCGCCCGATTTACGCGAATGGCCGGCACGTGGCAACGGAAATTATGCACATGCGCTTGCTCCGTTTGCAGATGCCAATGGCGACGGGCAATATTCTGTTTACGATGGCGATTATCCGCTTATCAAAGGCGATCAGTACGCATGGTGGGTATTTAATGATGTGATGCTGCCGCATACCGAAGGCGATGAACGCGCGCTTGGCGTGGAAGTGCATGCCGAAGCCTGGGCATACAATTGCAGCCAGTTGCCTGATTCGCTCCGCGATTTGAATTATGCTACGTTTTATCGGTTCAGTTTCATTAACCGGTCTGATACCAGTTATCATAATACCATACTTACCTATTACAGCGATGGTGATGTGGGTAACTGGCAGGACGACTGGATAGGATGCCGGCCTGAACTGAATTATATGTATATTATCAATGGTGACAGTGATGATAGTGATCCCAATCTGGAAGATTACGGATTATTTCCTCCGCAGAATGCCGTAGTGATTCTAGACGGTCCGCTGGCTGTGACCGGCGATAGTTTAGACAACAATAACAATGGTATTGCCGATGAGCCGGGCGAAAAAAACCGGTTAACGGGGATGATGGTTTCGGGCACACCTGCGCCTTATTTTTATGCCACTGCGGGTACGTTTTACAACTACATGAATCTGATGTGGCCCGACAGTACGCCTCTTTCTACGGGTGGAAATTTTGGTTACGGCGGCACTACACCCACGCGTTTTTTGTTTCCCGATCCGCTTTACGATACTACCGGCTGGAACGAGCGCACCGCAGGCAATGCCCCCGGCGACAGGCGCGCTTACACACATTGCGGGCCGTTTGATCTGGCTGCGGGCGATACGGCGGTATTTGAGTTTGCCATCATTACGCATTTCGATTCGGTGAATGCATGGGGCACGCAGCCTTATCATGCCGGGCTTGATACAACGGTGATGCGTATCGAAAGTTGGTTCAGACAAAATTCTTCAACAGCGTGTGTGCCTTTGTTTAATTCGGTGCAGGGGCCGCAGCCTCAAAGTCATATGCTCTGGCTGCAGCCCAACCCGGCAGCCGATGTGCTTTATGTGCAGCATGATTTCGGGCAGGATGCGGTGCAGGTGAGTGTGCTTGACTTGAGCGGGCGTACAGTGCTGCAGAGCAGGCAGGCGGCTTCAACATTTCAGCTTCGTATAGCCGCATTGCCGCCGGGTGTGTATGTGCTTCGGGTGCAAGGCAACACGGCGGTGGCTGCAAGAAGGTTTGTGAAGGAATAG
- a CDS encoding aspartate kinase: MKVFKFGGASVKDATAVKNVAGILSRYAGQPLVVVISAMGKTTNALERLAESYFKGDTETAQQVLDEVRNYHAGILHGLFTDHSHAVYTDIHNTLVELEWVIEDQPTHDFDCEYDQIVSVGELLSTKIVSHYLTHTGMANRWQDVRDWIKTDNTYREAKVDWPLTQHCIRESLFQNLSVPVITQGFLGVTSENFTTTLGREGSDYTAAIVAHCTDAESVTIWKDVPGVLNADPKWFDHTELIPQLSYQDAIELTYYGATVIHPKTIKPLQNKNIPLYVRSFINPDAAGTVIQGAQAALPVPCFIFKMDQVLLSIAPKDFSFIVEDSLSRIFGLFSAYGIHLNMMQNSALRFSVVIDNNARRIPALIEALRKDFQVLMNDNLELVTIRHYNQATLDRVTQGKDMLLEVKSRYTAQIVMKNSGEAVTPG; this comes from the coding sequence ATGAAAGTTTTCAAGTTTGGCGGCGCTTCGGTGAAAGATGCCACAGCTGTAAAAAACGTGGCCGGTATATTAAGCAGATATGCCGGTCAGCCGCTTGTGGTGGTTATTTCGGCAATGGGTAAAACCACCAACGCCCTCGAACGTCTCGCCGAATCATATTTTAAAGGTGATACGGAAACAGCGCAGCAGGTGCTGGATGAAGTACGAAACTACCATGCCGGAATTTTGCACGGACTTTTTACTGACCACTCACATGCAGTTTATACGGATATCCACAACACGCTGGTGGAGCTTGAATGGGTAATTGAAGATCAGCCTACGCATGATTTCGATTGCGAGTATGATCAGATTGTGTCGGTAGGGGAATTGCTTTCTACTAAAATTGTAAGTCACTACCTTACGCATACCGGTATGGCCAACCGCTGGCAGGATGTGCGCGACTGGATTAAGACAGATAATACTTACCGTGAAGCAAAAGTGGACTGGCCGCTTACGCAACATTGCATACGCGAATCGCTTTTTCAAAATTTATCTGTGCCGGTAATTACACAGGGTTTTCTCGGCGTTACATCTGAAAATTTCACCACCACACTTGGTCGCGAAGGTTCTGACTATACCGCAGCCATTGTAGCGCACTGCACCGATGCCGAGAGTGTTACGATCTGGAAAGACGTCCCCGGCGTGCTTAACGCTGATCCGAAATGGTTTGATCACACCGAACTCATTCCGCAGCTTTCCTATCAGGATGCTATCGAATTAACCTATTACGGTGCCACGGTTATTCATCCCAAAACCATAAAACCGCTGCAGAATAAAAACATTCCGCTTTATGTGCGTTCATTTATAAATCCTGATGCTGCCGGTACGGTTATTCAGGGAGCACAGGCAGCACTACCGGTGCCGTGTTTTATTTTTAAAATGGATCAGGTACTGCTTTCTATTGCCCCTAAAGATTTTTCATTCATTGTGGAGGATAGTCTGAGCCGTATTTTCGGATTGTTCAGTGCTTATGGTATTCATCTGAATATGATGCAGAATTCGGCGCTGCGTTTTTCGGTAGTGATTGATAATAATGCGCGTCGCATTCCTGCGCTTATCGAAGCACTGCGCAAAGATTTTCAGGTATTGATGAATGACAATCTCGAACTTGTTACCATCAGGCATTACAACCAGGCTACGCTTGACCGCGTAACACAAGGAAAGGATATGCTGCTGGAGGTGAAAAGTCGCTACACGGCTCAGATTGTAATGAAAAATAGTGGTGAAGCCGTTACTCCTGGTTAA
- a CDS encoding GNAT family N-acetyltransferase, translating into MFTIRKAVAADMPAVFELIMELAVYEKAPHEVTNSPAQLVADGFGPQPLFGCFVAEYENRIVGISLFYWRYSTWKAKRLYLEDIIVTESMRGKGLGKLLMDRTLQHALDEGCSGMLWQVLDWNEPAIAFYKKYNATFSSEWLNVGIEADQIKQLLTK; encoded by the coding sequence ATGTTCACCATTCGCAAAGCCGTGGCAGCCGATATGCCTGCCGTTTTTGAGCTCATCATGGAGCTTGCCGTTTACGAAAAAGCGCCCCACGAAGTCACCAACTCGCCCGCACAACTTGTGGCCGATGGTTTCGGTCCGCAGCCGCTGTTTGGCTGTTTTGTGGCCGAATACGAAAACCGCATTGTGGGAATTTCACTATTCTACTGGCGCTACTCCACCTGGAAAGCCAAACGCCTTTACCTCGAAGATATTATCGTTACCGAATCCATGCGTGGTAAAGGCCTGGGCAAACTGCTCATGGATCGTACCCTTCAGCATGCGCTCGACGAAGGCTGCTCCGGCATGCTCTGGCAGGTGCTCGACTGGAACGAGCCGGCAATTGCATTTTACAAAAAATACAATGCCACATTCAGCAGCGAATGGCTCAACGTAGGTATTGAAGCCGATCAGATCAAACAACTGCTTACTAAATAA
- the fbp gene encoding class 1 fructose-bisphosphatase, translating into MSKVKTLGQFIIEKQNDFPYAKGELSRLLRDIGIAAKIVHREVNKAGLADILGEAGETNVQGESVKKLDVFANEQFIAALSVGGECCGIASEENEDIIPIDTPQSRNAKYVVAMDPLDGSSNIDVNVSVGTIFSIYRRVSLTGPATHEDFQQRGTEQVAAGYIIYGSSTMLVYTTGKGVNGFTLDPSIGEFCLSHPNMKTPSIGKSYSINEGNYVHFPDGVKKYIKYCQEEDKASKRPYSSRYIGSAVADIHRNLITGGIYIYPTTASSPKGKLRLLYECSPMAFIIEQAGGKATDGFQRILEIEPKTLHQRTPFFAGSSEMVDTACDYMKRYSAAQV; encoded by the coding sequence ATGAGCAAAGTAAAGACCCTCGGACAATTCATCATCGAGAAACAAAATGATTTCCCTTACGCCAAAGGCGAACTTTCGCGTCTGCTGCGCGATATTGGCATTGCCGCCAAAATTGTGCACCGTGAAGTAAACAAAGCCGGACTGGCCGACATTCTTGGCGAAGCCGGTGAAACCAATGTGCAGGGCGAATCAGTAAAAAAGCTTGATGTGTTTGCCAACGAGCAGTTTATTGCCGCGCTCAGCGTAGGCGGCGAATGTTGCGGCATTGCGTCGGAAGAAAATGAAGATATTATTCCTATCGACACACCGCAATCGCGCAATGCAAAGTATGTGGTGGCCATGGATCCGCTCGATGGCTCTTCAAACATTGATGTAAATGTATCGGTGGGCACCATTTTCTCGATCTACCGCCGTGTTTCGCTCACCGGCCCTGCCACGCACGAAGACTTCCAGCAGCGCGGCACCGAGCAGGTGGCAGCCGGCTACATCATTTATGGTTCTTCCACCATGCTGGTGTACACCACCGGCAAAGGCGTAAATGGCTTTACACTCGATCCGTCTATCGGCGAGTTCTGCCTCTCGCATCCAAATATGAAAACACCTTCCATCGGCAAAAGCTATTCAATAAACGAAGGCAATTATGTGCATTTTCCCGATGGCGTGAAGAAATACATTAAATACTGCCAGGAAGAAGACAAGGCATCAAAGCGCCCCTACTCGTCGCGCTATATCGGCTCGGCTGTAGCCGATATTCACCGAAACCTCATTACCGGCGGCATTTACATTTATCCCACCACCGCCTCCTCCCCCAAAGGCAAACTCCGCCTGCTTTACGAGTGCAGCCCGATGGCATTTATCATTGAACAGGCCGGGGGCAAGGCTACCGACGGTTTCCAGCGCATTCTCGAAATTGAGCCCAAAACACTGCACCAGCGCACACCGTTCTTTGCAGGGTCAAGCGAAATGGTGGACACCGCCTGTGATTATATGAAACGCTATTCGGCAGCTCAGGTGTAA
- a CDS encoding DUF1987 family protein: MSRLYIPGTNSTAEVDFNRESGTMSLTGVSIPENADLFFKPLHEWTDSLIGHYSGNLTLSICLTYFNTTTVRHLLPFMQRLIQNFRETLVVVWKYEEDDEELLERGEELSDVLQFSFQYKSLPVED, translated from the coding sequence ATGAGCCGATTATATATTCCCGGAACCAACAGTACTGCCGAAGTTGATTTCAACCGTGAGTCAGGTACAATGTCGCTTACCGGTGTGTCTATTCCCGAAAATGCTGATTTGTTTTTCAAACCGCTGCATGAGTGGACCGACTCACTGATTGGACATTATTCGGGTAATCTTACGCTTTCTATTTGTCTTACCTATTTCAATACTACTACAGTAAGGCATTTGCTGCCCTTTATGCAGCGCCTTATCCAGAATTTTCGTGAAACGCTGGTAGTAGTTTGGAAATATGAGGAAGATGATGAGGAATTGCTTGAGCGAGGAGAAGAACTGAGCGATGTGCTTCAGTTTTCGTTTCAATACAAGTCTCTCCCGGTTGAAGATTAA
- a CDS encoding hydroxyacid dehydrogenase has protein sequence MQRILFLDTNHPVMLEMLRGAGFQCDEEYTLPKENVQQRMAGYAAVVIRSRFKLDAAFIDASPDLKCIARAGAGMENIDVDYAEARGITCVHAPEGNRDAVGEQAIGMLLALMNNLARADREVRQGKWIREGNRGYELGGKTVGIIGYGNMGSAFAQRLRGFDVNVLVYDKYKTGFGNAFVQESSLERIFEEADVLSLHIPLTAETHYMINDAFLSAFRKPIWLINTARGKVLETAALVKHLQLDNVKGACLDVLEYEKVSFEAIDATTLPEPMQFLIRSDNVLLSPHIAGWTFESHEKIGKVLAGKIISALGSGY, from the coding sequence ATGCAACGAATTCTTTTTCTCGACACCAACCATCCGGTAATGCTTGAAATGCTGCGCGGAGCAGGATTTCAGTGCGATGAAGAATACACGCTTCCGAAAGAGAACGTGCAGCAACGCATGGCTGGTTATGCCGCTGTGGTAATCAGAAGCAGGTTTAAGCTGGATGCGGCATTTATTGATGCTTCGCCCGATCTCAAGTGTATTGCACGCGCAGGTGCAGGAATGGAAAATATTGATGTGGATTATGCCGAAGCGCGCGGCATAACCTGTGTACATGCCCCCGAAGGTAACCGCGATGCCGTGGGCGAACAGGCCATTGGCATGTTGCTCGCGCTGATGAACAACCTTGCCCGCGCCGACCGCGAAGTGCGGCAGGGTAAATGGATACGAGAGGGTAATCGCGGCTATGAACTTGGCGGAAAAACCGTAGGTATTATCGGCTACGGGAACATGGGCTCGGCCTTTGCTCAGCGGCTGCGCGGTTTTGATGTAAACGTGCTTGTGTACGACAAATACAAAACCGGTTTCGGTAATGCATTTGTGCAGGAAAGCAGTCTCGAACGCATTTTCGAAGAAGCCGATGTACTGAGTCTGCACATTCCGCTTACTGCAGAAACACACTACATGATTAATGATGCGTTTCTAAGCGCATTCCGTAAACCCATCTGGCTCATCAACACCGCACGCGGCAAAGTACTCGAAACCGCCGCATTGGTAAAACACCTTCAACTGGACAATGTAAAAGGCGCATGTCTCGATGTGCTTGAATACGAAAAAGTATCGTTCGAAGCCATTGATGCGACTACACTACCTGAACCTATGCAGTTTCTGATTCGATCAGATAATGTACTGCTCTCACCACACATAGCCGGGTGGACATTTGAAAGTCACGAAAAAATAGGAAAGGTACTGGCCGGAAAAATAATCAGCGCACTTGGTAGCGGTTACTGA
- a CDS encoding DUF1003 domain-containing protein produces the protein MENSTDYYAKKLSETANERLRELHKLVTLALEEEELLTRQLLEAEKQIKTTRAERIADKVASFGGSWRFIISFSVIIVIWIALNTFVLAAHPFDPYPFILLNLILSCIAALQAPVIMMSQNRKEERDRRRAENDYLVNLKAEIEIRSLHKKIDLLLEDQYQSLFESQSRQLELIQELSAQIAQLKNRIH, from the coding sequence ATGGAAAACAGTACAGATTATTACGCAAAAAAGCTCAGCGAAACGGCAAATGAGCGCCTGCGCGAGCTTCATAAATTAGTTACGCTGGCCCTTGAAGAAGAAGAGTTGCTCACCCGCCAGCTGCTCGAAGCCGAAAAGCAGATAAAAACCACCCGCGCCGAGCGTATTGCCGATAAGGTAGCCTCTTTTGGCGGCAGCTGGCGGTTTATTATTTCCTTCAGTGTGATAATTGTGATTTGGATTGCCTTAAACACGTTCGTACTCGCCGCACATCCGTTTGACCCCTATCCGTTTATTCTGCTTAATTTAATTCTCAGCTGCATTGCCGCGCTTCAGGCGCCGGTTATTATGATGAGCCAGAACAGAAAGGAAGAACGCGACAGGCGCCGTGCCGAGAACGATTATCTTGTAAATCTGAAGGCCGAAATCGAAATCAGAAGCCTGCACAAAAAAATTGACCTTCTGCTCGAAGATCAGTACCAGAGTTTATTCGAAAGCCAGAGCCGGCAGCTTGAACTGATTCAGGAATTGTCGGCGCAAATCGCACAATTGAAAAACCGTATTCACTAA
- a CDS encoding T9SS type A sorting domain-containing protein, with amino-acid sequence MKSLSTFWGIALLMCSMNLNVHAQFSYIDAPSLPSSEINNRSALAVDTAGGVWVGFNKSFGYYNGSGWTMYNTATGAPFGRVANIVPAASGIWISARDSGIAVLNNNSWTTYNTQNSGLVNDSIQDLEVDGNSVWCATKNGLSLFNGTTWTNFTTANSLLLGNKITQISAVNGFVWIISDAGVNMYHTASQSWAGWPIISLPPIGTPTSILSLGNDVWIGGSAGTGYLNNGSFHSIKELTDGVDFSVIQLTPGRQGMPLVLKGSPGRALIQLNRNSVPEIIITNTISANTGASFVAFNQQNSNYYYVGMITDISPLPGVQVVAYGQSMTNLNSFVDFSNNRYLNINDANVSFLTRGDFGWNLSNGQFEVPKGSGTHCLFSSGLWIGGLDAGGQLHQAGMTYRQRGIDFFPGPLDTITAGTDSLVAYQYDYIWKINRADIEAFIYHFAQGNVQNGSFTPAGDILNWPAHGTGNYSRNLAPFVDVNNNGIYDPLAGGDYPKIKGDQMLYWIFNDNLAPHTETGGQPFGIEVHASAWAYACPALPDSQQVLNTTLFYSFELINRSSTTYSDVYAGLFQDYDLGSPFDDFVGSAPVYNTAFVYNGTPNDGGTPQAQIGTYGAHPPVFGLTVLDGPPADAFDGIDNDNDGIIDEANEKNLLSHFMYHNNDFTITGNPVNATHYYNYLSGYWLDGTPLTYGGNGYGGTTGATHIYSETPFATAQWNESSANNIPSDRRGISSTSVSALAPSASATITYAQIWSRDTTAVHGTPGYINFFLNDVQRVQNWYAAGSFPSCVTFTVGTGNDPQQLPDAKLYPNPGSDLVTLDYLPQTSNAQLQIIDLAGRVVQQEQLNAQPLNVFHAATLQPGVYQLRVTDGAQVIIFRFVRQ; translated from the coding sequence ATGAAATCCCTCTCCACCTTTTGGGGTATTGCACTGCTTATGTGCTCAATGAATCTCAATGTTCATGCACAGTTCAGCTACATTGATGCCCCTTCCCTTCCAAGTTCAGAAATCAACAACCGCTCTGCTCTGGCAGTGGACACCGCCGGCGGTGTTTGGGTTGGTTTCAATAAAAGTTTTGGTTATTACAATGGTTCCGGCTGGACAATGTACAACACAGCAACGGGTGCACCGTTTGGCCGGGTTGCGAATATAGTCCCGGCGGCCAGCGGTATATGGATTTCAGCAAGGGATTCAGGTATTGCTGTGCTTAATAACAACAGCTGGACCACCTACAACACACAAAACTCAGGACTGGTTAATGACTCTATTCAGGATTTAGAGGTTGACGGCAATTCTGTTTGGTGTGCTACAAAAAACGGACTTTCACTGTTTAACGGCACAACGTGGACGAATTTCACAACCGCCAACTCACTGCTGCTCGGCAATAAGATTACTCAAATTTCAGCAGTAAACGGATTTGTGTGGATCATCAGTGATGCAGGTGTAAATATGTACCACACTGCCAGTCAATCGTGGGCTGGCTGGCCGATTATTTCATTACCGCCAATTGGAACACCAACCAGTATTCTGAGTTTGGGCAACGATGTCTGGATTGGAGGTTCTGCTGGAACTGGTTATCTGAACAATGGTAGTTTTCATTCGATAAAAGAACTTACAGACGGTGTAGATTTTAGTGTTATCCAACTTACACCGGGACGACAAGGAATGCCCTTAGTGTTAAAAGGCTCACCCGGTCGCGCCCTAATTCAGCTGAATAGAAATAGTGTTCCTGAAATAATTATTACAAATACGATTTCAGCAAACACAGGAGCATCTTTTGTTGCTTTCAATCAGCAAAACTCGAATTACTATTATGTAGGAATGATAACTGATATTTCACCATTGCCGGGAGTACAGGTTGTTGCATACGGACAGTCCATGACTAATCTCAATTCATTTGTTGATTTTTCTAACAACCGCTATCTGAACATAAATGATGCGAATGTGTCTTTTTTGACAAGAGGTGATTTCGGCTGGAACCTGAGTAATGGTCAATTTGAAGTACCGAAAGGAAGCGGCACTCACTGTTTATTTAGTTCCGGGCTGTGGATCGGAGGTTTAGATGCGGGCGGACAATTGCATCAGGCTGGTATGACCTACCGCCAACGAGGAATTGACTTTTTCCCCGGGCCGCTTGATACAATTACCGCCGGCACCGACAGTCTTGTGGCTTACCAATATGATTATATCTGGAAAATTAACCGAGCAGATATAGAAGCATTCATTTACCATTTTGCGCAGGGTAATGTGCAGAACGGCTCTTTTACACCTGCCGGAGATATTCTCAACTGGCCGGCACACGGCACAGGAAATTATTCGCGCAATCTGGCTCCGTTTGTGGATGTAAACAACAACGGAATTTATGATCCGCTTGCCGGAGGCGATTATCCGAAAATCAAAGGCGATCAAATGCTGTATTGGATTTTCAATGATAATCTGGCACCACACACCGAAACCGGCGGACAACCATTTGGCATAGAAGTACACGCATCTGCATGGGCTTATGCTTGCCCGGCACTTCCCGACAGCCAACAGGTACTGAATACAACTTTATTTTATTCTTTCGAGTTGATTAACCGCAGCTCAACTACATACTCCGATGTTTATGCCGGCTTGTTTCAGGATTACGATCTTGGCTCACCGTTCGATGATTTTGTTGGCTCCGCTCCGGTATATAACACAGCTTTTGTATATAACGGAACACCAAACGATGGCGGCACACCGCAAGCCCAAATCGGAACTTACGGTGCACATCCTCCGGTATTCGGACTTACCGTTTTAGACGGACCGCCTGCGGATGCGTTTGATGGTATCGATAATGATAACGACGGCATTATTGATGAGGCTAATGAGAAAAATCTGCTTTCGCACTTCATGTATCACAACAATGATTTTACAATAACCGGCAATCCAGTTAATGCTACTCATTACTACAATTACCTTAGCGGATATTGGCTTGACGGCACACCACTCACTTACGGAGGAAACGGTTACGGCGGCACAACGGGCGCAACACATATATACTCAGAAACACCCTTCGCCACGGCACAATGGAATGAATCTTCGGCAAACAATATTCCGAGTGACCGCCGCGGAATTTCATCTACGTCTGTAAGTGCCCTCGCTCCGTCGGCATCAGCAACAATCACTTATGCACAAATCTGGAGTCGTGATACCACTGCGGTACATGGCACTCCGGGCTACATCAATTTCTTTTTGAATGATGTTCAGCGTGTGCAAAACTGGTATGCAGCAGGTAGTTTCCCGTCGTGTGTGACCTTTACAGTGGGCACCGGCAATGATCCGCAACAATTGCCCGATGCAAAACTTTATCCGAACCCCGGCAGCGATTTGGTTACACTCGATTATTTGCCGCAAACCAGCAATGCCCAGTTGCAAATTATCGACCTTGCCGGCAGGGTGGTACAGCAGGAGCAGTTGAATGCACAACCGCTCAACGTGTTTCATGCAGCCACATTGCAGCCGGGTGTCTATCAGCTGCGCGTAACAGATGGTGCGCAGGTAATTATTTTCCGCTTCGTGCGCCAGTAA